GCGACAGTTGTTGGAACGCTATGTATGGCGTTTTTAGCTAACTATCCAATTGTTATTGCTCCAGCTATGGGAATGAATGCGTATTTTGCTTATTCTGTTGTTCAACAGGCAGAGGGGATTACATATGTCATTGCGTTTTCGGCAGTATTTGTAACAGGTATCATTTTTCTTTTATTATCGTTCACTTCATTTAGGCAAAAGCTAATTGTCGCAATTCCTGACAGTTTAAAACATGCGATTGCAGGTGGAATTGGGTTATTTATTGCTTTTATTGGATTACGTCTATCTGGAATTATCGTTGATCATCCATCTAACTTAGTTACGATTGGTGACTTCCATTCTCCAGCCGTTATTTTAACTCTAATTGGTTTAATATTAGCGGCGGTATTAATGGTATTACGTGTTAGTGGAGCATTGTTTATTAGTATGATTGTGACAGGGATTATTGCTTTCTTTACAGGGCAATTAAAGTTTGAAAATAACATTGTCGCAATGCCACATTTGCCAGAAGGCATCATTGTTTCAAACCCTATCAATGCATTTTCGGATGTAATTCAATACGGGTTATATGGAGTTATTTTTTCATTCTTACTTGTACTTTTATTTGATACAACAGGTGCTTTACTCGGTTTAATTAAACAAGCAGGTTTAAATACAGATAACACTGAAAAGCGCTTTGGTAAGGCGTT
This genomic interval from Bacillus cereus contains the following:
- a CDS encoding NCS2 family permease, with the translated sequence MFQLQKYNTSVKQEILAGITTFFTFAYILVINPKILSDAGVPFDQAFTATIIATVVGTLCMAFLANYPIVIAPAMGMNAYFAYSVVQQAEGITYVIAFSAVFVTGIIFLLLSFTSFRQKLIVAIPDSLKHAIAGGIGLFIAFIGLRLSGIIVDHPSNLVTIGDFHSPAVILTLIGLILAAVLMVLRVSGALFISMIVTGIIAFFTGQLKFENNIVAMPHLPEGIIVSNPINAFSDVIQYGLYGVIFSFLLVLLFDTTGALLGLIKQAGLNTDNTEKRFGKAFIADAIGGTTGSIFGTSPTAATIESSAGIAAGGKTGLTGIVVVCLTIITAFFSPVIASLSSVAAITAPSLIIVGSLMAQSIRDINWNEFEDALPAFLIFVGIPLTSSIANGIAIGFLVYPILKIAKGKGMEVHPLLYLFTILFGCHLFL